A stretch of Acropora muricata isolate sample 2 chromosome 7, ASM3666990v1, whole genome shotgun sequence DNA encodes these proteins:
- the LOC136922399 gene encoding renalase-like produces MSSPHRLLIVGGGLTGSTTAYLLRKMFAKDILAITVWEKSRGAGGRMNTYRSEINSLATVDLGAQYISVSSADYAQSHERFYQELLTAKVLAPFKGIIEGEREAKTKSGFSNFVAPSGINAVVKYFLNLSESNVFYSTHCSTVNCCEKRGQAGQMVWQVIDQHDNITEFDSVIVTIPVPQLLQLQGSIQAFLQNEIKSLQNVEYSSRFAVGYFFDHEAVINVPWTCKYATGNPNIAFVSVDSRKRCGTDPVDVGPSLLVHSTKSFCLQHWDTDESIIKTMLMSHVKEIIPDLPVPIGSRCIRWRYSQVVRGVDGAPGCCVLSASPLLIACGDAFTHSNFDGSLKSAETVAKAFRLS; encoded by the exons ATGTCTTCTCCTCACCGGTTGCTTATTGTGGGCGGTGGTCTGACGGGATCTACAACAGCTTATTTACTCCGCAAAATGTTTGCGAAGGATATCTTAGCCATAACCGTATGGGAGAAGTCGCGTGGTGCCGGGGGAAGAATGAACACTTACCGGAGTGAAATCAATTCACTGGCCACTGTCGATCTAGGGGCGCAATATATTTCAGTGTCATCAGCTGATTATGCCCAGTCTCACGAGAG GTTTTATCAGGAATTGCTAACCGCAAAGGTACTGGCGCCTTTCAAAGGAATCATTGAAGGAGAAAGAGAAGCCAAGACGAAGTCTGGGTTCTCCAACTTTGTAGCTCCATCAGGGATCAATGCTGTGGTCAAGTACTTTTTAAACTTGTCAG AATCCAATGTTTTTTATTCAACACACTGCAGCACAGTTAACTGTTGTGAAAAGAGAGGACAAGCTGGACAGATGGTTTGGCAAGTGATAGATCAACATGATAACATCACTGAGTTTGATTCAGTCATAGTAACTATTCCAGTACCACAACTTCTTCAGCTACAAGGTTCAATTCAAGCATTCTtacaaaatgaaatcaaatccTTACAAAATGTGGAATATTCATCACGGTTTGCAGTAGGATACTTTTTTGATCATGAAGCAGTTATCAATGTGCCATGGACGTGTAAATATGCAACTGGCAATCCTAATATTGCATTTGTGTCAGTGGACTCTCGGAAGAGATGTGGTACAG ATCCAGTAGATGTTGGTCCCTCTCTtttagtacattcaacaaagtCCTTCTGTCTTCAACATTGGGATACTGATGAAAGCATTATCAAGACCATGCTCATGTCCCATGTGAAAGAGATCATTCCTGATCTTCCAGTTCCAATTGGCAGTCGCTGTATAAGATGGCGTTACAGTCAAGTGGTCCGTGGAGTTGATGGTGCACCAGGGTGTTGCGTGTTGTCTGCCTCACCTTTATTAATTGCATGTGGAGATGCATTCACACACTCTAACTTTGATGGAAGTCTTAAATCAGCGGAGACTGTGGCAAAGGCTTTCAGGTTGTCATGA